CCTGATCCTGTTTGAGCTCTTTCACCGGGAGCAAGAGGGGGCGCTCGAAGATATCGGCAAGCTCCCGTATTCCAAATGCGTCGCGATCGGGCTTTTTCAATCGCTGGCGATGTTTCCCGGCGTCTCCCGTTCCGCCGCGACGATCATCGGCGGCCTGCTGCTGGGCCTGAAGCGGAGCACGATCGTCGAATTTTCCTTTCTGCTGGCGGTGCCGACCATGCTGGCCGCTTCGGCTTACGATCTGCTTAAGAGCGGCGGCTCGTTTTCGTCCGGGGAATTCGGCGTCCTGGCGGTCGGGTTCGTTGTCTCTTTCGTCGTGGCGATCTTAAGCATCCGCTTTTTTCTGGCCTACATCAAGAATCATACGTTTATCTCGTTCGGGATCTACCGGATAATTATCGCCCTCTTCTTTGCCTCGCTGTATATTTTTAGGTGATCGTCGGCGTTTAGAAGTATTTTGCCAGGAGGGGGCGATAGGGGTAGACCGCCGGATGCGAAGCCAGCCTCGATTTTTTCTCGTAAGATAAGCGGAGATAAGAGCTAAGCGCGTCGATCTCTACCAGTTCGAATAATTTTATGACCGGTCCTTTTGGGGTTGGCTTGACCGTTAACCAGAAGACCGCCAGGCGCGGCCCGTTTTGCTGACTGGCCGCTTCGTTTTCCCAGAGTTCAATCAAATGAAGGTCCGGCCGCCCGGCTTTTTGGGTGACGACAAAAACGGGGGAGCTGGCCCCTTTTTTTAGTTCGCGGACGATCGCTATCCCCCGGGGACTCCGTTCAAACCTTGCCCGTCCGTTGGGAAAGAGATGTAACGGGACGATCTCTTCGTGGTAACCTTCGCTTTTTTTTGAAAAAATAAAATTACCGAACTTTTCCGTCAGTTCGATCTTTTCGCTGATCTGATTTTTTCTCGTTCGCCAGACGATTTCCCACCGGCTTGTTCCGTTAAGGCCAAGCCGCCTGGCGACAACGTGGCCATCGGGGAGGATCGATTCTCCGCCGGCGGCCCGCGCTTCCGCGCTTTCCCAGAAGAAAACTTTCTTTTCCTGTCCGCTCACTGTCAGGCGGCCGTAAACTTTTTTCCCGGCGTGTTGGCCGTAGCCGGAAAAGGGGATATAACCGCCGTGGAGCGCTTCCCCGGTATGGAGTTTGAGCGAACCGGCCGGGCTAACGACTTTTGGTTCCAGGTCGAGGATCGCGTTCTCGGCCTGATCGGTTGCCAGAAAGTCGCGGATTTGCCGGGCCAGCAGGCGGGCTCGTTGGGTTCCATTGTCGGCCATGGAATATCCGACCCTTGTTTTGGCTTTGGGGTCGGCGGGGAAAATGAACTGCCGGAGCAAGCCCTGCCCTTCGCCATAAACGCTTAAGCGGATCTCGCCGCCGCGCAATTTGACCGTGACGACCATTACTTCATTGTGACCATTAAAACCAAACAGATAACGACGGCGGCCGTTGATGTTGACCCGAAGGCAGGTTTCTCCTTTTCTTTGCACGGTTTTTTGCCAGAAGGTTGTTGGCTCATTGATCTCCGGCCGGTTGATCAGTTCGGCGGTTTGTCTGGCTTCCGCTTTCCGCTGTCCGGCCGTTGTTTGTCCTTTGACGATCTCGGCCTTGGGCAGGATCCGCCAATTGCCGTCGACTTTTCTGGCCAGGATATGTTCGGTGAATGATTTTGTCCCATCTCCCCAGTCCGTTTCATTTTTCCAGGTGTAAAGGACTTTGACCGGACCCGACCGGTCTTCTTGTTGGACGGCGGTATAAATACTATTCAATTGTTCATTGACCAGGGTTCGGGGGAGGCAGATCGGTTTGACTTTTTCGCCGCCGGCGGTCAGGTGTAACGGGAGAACATAACCGATCCGGAGGGGAAAGTCCCCTTTAAAAACCAACCGGCCGGTATCTTTCAACAAAAAATCCTGCAAATTACCACTGCGCGGGCGGCGCAAGACGAGATTACGCTTAATAGAAAATAGTTGAATTTCCATGGCTATTTATCATCAAAATAATGCTATGATTTCAGCATGGTTTATGTTATGTATGCTCCGAGCCGATAGCCGAAATGCCGGAGGAGTTGGCCCAAAGACTGTTGAAAGCGCGGCAAGATGAATTAGAAAAGGGGAGAGGCAAATGAAATATTTACGTTACCTGGCGTTCTTTGCTCTGGCAATTGTTATTTACCTTAGCGGTTGCGGCCGGGTCGTTACTGACCTTGTCGAGATTTTAGGCGTGAATTGGACCCAGGCCACGGGGAGCGCCGCTTTTTCAGTCAGAATGAACCAGGCCGGCGCGGTTTATCAGGATAAGCTTTGGGTGATCGGCGGTTATCGCGGCAGTCTTAGTCCGATCGCTCGTAACAACGATGTTTGGTCGTCGAATGACGGGACAACCTGGACCTTGGCCGTTGCCTCGGCGGAGTTTGGGGTCAGAGACGGTCATAACGCGCTTGTCTTCCAAAATAAGCTCTGGGTTCTTGGCGGGTATCAAGGGGGCGGCGGGGAGTTAAACGATGTTTGGTCGTCCACGGATGGGGTAACTTGGACGCAGGCGACCGCTTCCGCCGAGTTCAGCGGCCGGGATGGCGCGATTGGTTTGGTTTACGACAATAAAATGTGGCTGATCAGCGGTTACGGCTCACCCGATCAATACAATAATGATGTCTGGTCTTCCACCGACGGAGCGCACTGGACGCAGGCAACCGCCGCCGCCAATTTTGCCAAGCGCAATTACGCCGCCGGGGCGGTCTTTAACAACAAAATGTGGGTGATCGGCGGGTCGTCTTCAACCGGCAAACTGAATGATGTTTGGTCCTCGACGGATGGGGTAACTTGGACGCAGGCGACCGCTTCC
This window of the Candidatus Margulisiibacteriota bacterium genome carries:
- a CDS encoding undecaprenyl-diphosphate phosphatase; amino-acid sequence: MDIWQSLIFGLVEGITEFLPISSTAHLVLTAKALAIPQTDFVKSFEIVIQFGAILSVIVLYWRRFLLDLESLKRVLAAFVPTALLGFFLYKVIKNYLISSETIIVWALFLGGVVLILFELFHREQEGALEDIGKLPYSKCVAIGLFQSLAMFPGVSRSAATIIGGLLLGLKRSTIVEFSFLLAVPTMLAASAYDLLKSGGSFSSGEFGVLAVGFVVSFVVAILSIRFFLAYIKNHTFISFGIYRIIIALFFASLYIFR